One genomic region from Oncorhynchus clarkii lewisi isolate Uvic-CL-2024 chromosome 21, UVic_Ocla_1.0, whole genome shotgun sequence encodes:
- the LOC139379148 gene encoding leptin-B-like codes for MHVSVVLLCLGLVVSVSVCHPQRGRPLNGDVQMRNNIKLLAMITLVHIKNYLTEFNVPPEMEFHPMNPPIEGLASIWVHLGGLEESLQDSRCGQVYEDLSSMRGWVHSLSQALGCPDLAKPGGEALKTVYQSLVEGQRYMEKISLNLDKLKIC; via the exons ATGCATGTCTCTGTGGTCCTTCTCTGCCTGGGCCTggtggtgtctgtgtctgtgtgtcacccTCAACGCGGTCGGCCCCTCAACGGGGACGTCCAGATGAGGAACAACATCAAGTTGCTGGCCATGATCACTTTGGTCCACATAAAGAATTATCTGACCGAG TTCAACGTTCCCCCGGAGATGGAGTTCCACCCCATGAACCCCCCCATCGAGGGCCTGGCCTCCATCTGGGTCCACCTGGGGGGCCTGGAGGAGAGTCTGCAAGACAGCAGGTGTGGTCAGGTGTATGAAGACTTGTCCAGCATGCGGGGGTGGGTGCACTCTTTGTCCCAGGCCCTGGGCTGCCCTGATCTGGCCAAGCCTGGTGGAGAGGCCCTGAAGACGGTCTATCAGAGCCTGGTGGAGGGGCAGAGGTACATGGAGAAGATCAGTCTCAACCTGGACAAGCTCAAGATCTGCTGA